In the Hevea brasiliensis isolate MT/VB/25A 57/8 chromosome 8, ASM3005281v1, whole genome shotgun sequence genome, GTGCCTTTCAGTACCACTCAGGTAAGGCGAATGTGATggtagatgccttgagcagaaaatattTTGGCAGCTTAGCGCATATATCAGCAGAAAGGAGACCATTGATTCGAGAGatacatgagttaatggatcaaggtctgattcTGGATATATCAGATGAGGGTGCTCTGTTGGCACATTTTAGATTGAGGCCAGACCTGCAGGACAAAATTAGAGTTTCTCAACATAGAGACTCGCAATTGATGAGAATTGTGACAAGGGTACAGCACAGAGATGACTATGAGTTTGAGTTTAGTACAGATGGTGCTCTTATGTAAGGTTCCAAGATATGTGTGCCAGATGTGGACAACCTTAGATATGAGATTATGCAGGAGGCACACCATGCAccctacaatgtccacccaggctccaccaagatgtaccataatGTGAAAGATAGGTActtgtggaatggcatgaagaaagacatagtagACTTTGTGTCTAAGTGCTTAACATGTCAGAAGGTAAAGTTTGAATATTAGAGGCCATCAAGGAAGTTATAAGAGATTCCCATCTCGgagtggaagtgggaaatgaataCTATGAATTtcatgactgggttgcctcgtaccacatgTGGATATCACTCAATATGGGTGATAATGGATCGTTTGACCAAGTCagttcatttcttgcctgtgcgaACCACCTATTCTATTGCTCAATATGCCAGGCTCTATATTCATGAAATAGTCAGATTACATGGAGTTTCAACTTCCATAATATTTGACATGGGGCCctagtttacttctcgattttggagaaaactgcaggaggcacttggcacatagTTAAACTTTAGTATAATATTTTACCCTCAGATAGATGGGCAGTCTCAAAGGACAATTCAAACACTAGAAGATATGCTTTTTATGTGTGTCCTGGATTTTGGAGGATAGTGAAATGATCAGTTGCCATTAATGGAATTTGCCTCTAACAATAGCTATCATTCCAGCATTGGAATGGCActttatgaggcactatatggcagaaagtgtaggtctcctctgtgttgaatAGAATTTAGAGAGGCAAAGGTACACGATGTAGACTTGGTGTAGTACACTTCAGAAAATGATCCCTTTAATCAGAGAACGGTTGAAGACAGCCTTCAGTAGACAAAAGAGCTATGTCGAACCTAGGCGAAAGGATGTAGAGTTCGCAGTAGGTGACTATGTATTCTTgaaggtctccccaatgaaaggagtcatgaggtttgggaagaaaagCAAGCTGACACCTAGATACATAGGACCTTTTTGAGGTCATTGATAGAGTTGGGGCAGTTGCCTACCGATTAAAGTTACCACCaagcctttctcatgtccacccaatatttcacatctccatgctgagGAAATATGTTCCTGACCCTTCAAATGTACTGCAACTAAATGTAGTAGAGTTGAATGAGAACCTGACCttcgaggagcagcctgtagccatagtggactatcaaATAAGGTAGCTAAGGTCAAAgcaaatccctatggttaaggttttatggaggagccagtcagtggaagaatgTACTTGGGAGTCAGAGTGGGACATGCGCAGCAAGCACCCGTACTTGTTCAATATGTAATCCTGTAATTCTATTCTGCTTTAtgcaaaattcgaggacgaattttctgtgagagggggaagaatgtaacacccctaatttttaaataattattttttatgtaaatattaatactttattatattaaatattatggaaatttatttgaaattttctaaattttgaaaatcaagtttgattttcttaaaataataaattttattaatttatagaaattaatttaaagaccacgtggcaaatttaaaaatatatttggactccacaattttttttgagttttctgaaatttttttagaatttttaggcCTTGTTTTAGGTCCTAGAGccgagtaaaaatttaattttgggtatCTTGGATCGAATCAGTCAAATCGAACTGGACTGGATCAAACTGATTGAATCGAACTGgtcctctttttcttctttctctcctTCCTCAAGCGTCACCCAACCAGCCTCCTTCTCCTTTcattttctccctcttctctcctCCCCTCGCCAGCCAGCTACCGCCCCTCCTTTCCTAGTCATCGACGCACCTCCCCCAAGCCTCCCCACTGCTGGCTGACGTTCGAGGCAGCCGAAAAATCACACCAAAGTTCTCCCCTTTGTGTGCGCAACTTTTCAActtttaaggccaaattatgcaTATTCGGCCATTAATCAAATCGAGTCTTCTCTCAAACACCTTCTACTCCttaagagctttccatagacaccaagatcaCAAATTTTCATCGAGTGGATTGTCCAATTTTAGCATGAGAAGTTGTAGCCTATTTTGATTTTTAGGCTAAATTTATCTCAAATCGGGAACCCCACGAAAATTCTGAGAGTACTGACGTGCtccactcgacgagagctttacagcaatataaatttcaaaatttttcaacaCTGAAATTTGATGGATCCCATGGACTTTGCAGTATTTTTTCGGGCTTTAAAcgagtttatttatttttataaaaattatattctaaccccTGGTAGTATGGGTTTCGCATAGGTACCTTCATTTCGAGGAAATTTGACCAGTGCCCAGATCTACAATTTCGAGTAGGACAGACAGGCTACTGGAGCTGTTTTAGAATTGGATTGGAATTGCGGTCCTTTCCACCATTTGCAGATACCCCAGACGCATTCCAAGCATCAAAATTAGCATAGGTAAACTCAAACCTTTTGTTTCTTCATTTACCTAGTGCCGAGTTTAggataaaaatccataaaatattcgtgggtagctagaaaattataatttcttttgcattagctttataatattattaaggaccacagggtaaaattttagaaatttgagAGCTCATTTGaatgatttttataaaatgtTAGTTTTAGAGACTAAAAAGTAATTATTCAATTTTATGAGTATTGCCTGTTttagagggcccaggaggggccatatgatgttgatgggATATGAATTGAGGTATATGAGTTAAAAGTATTATTTGAGCCCttgtgcaggttgggtaggtcctaggtacaggaGAAACTTTGCCGAATTTTTAGTAAAACTTAGGCTGTCTTTGACTCtttcaaagttttattttaagtaaatattaatcagtttataatgtaattgtttaggtgagtcgagccagccttcctcctctgcccagccaCTACAGTGACTTGTGAagtactgtgagtagatattgattttacttataatttcaatattattatgtattcaaggcatattcatgcatcacttatatatatatgtatatagttattGACTAGGCATGCCTTGTATTacatttgtatttgatgacatTGCTGTGGTTGTTGATTTATGGCGATCTAAAGCTGCGTGTGTGTGTTAGTGTGCAtgtggtgtgtatatggatatgggtaggacgggtagacgcgaCTGAAGCTTGACtaactgggacccgatccttattataGATAAATCGGGGTAGGCACTGCTCGAGTTAATCTCGCTAGCCCCCtcatttggatattaagagaaagtccagcttTTAGTTGATCTTGCTGGCAGATGTTAGAATTAAGAgaattgtataggggatcagctctcatatatatatatatatatatggatttgacacacaggtgtgtgagtgcttcaaattgtCTTTGGTGTGATTATGACTTGACTTATTTGAATTGTATGAAGATGTTGTATTTCATTCTTAGGGATGTACTAGactcagatagttatagaaattgtatgtaaaatcaatattttactctatgagtcgaaaactcactcctgttcaccattttTTTTTAGGCTACAAGAGGACTTTTCTTTGTGACTTatctgctttcttcctcgcaggtctacTAGTCGTTGTATTATATTTatgttatgttattgatttaaactctAGAACTCCTCATATGCtagaaatattttattgatttgaggatataaaagattattaattgaggttgtaaacttaatattacGCATATATGGTTAACTGGGATGGACATATactttggatgagggagctgaggtcccatttgattaaattgattgATTGTGGATTGTGAGAGTGAGTTGAGCTccctgtatatatatatattatgatcaCAAGTCGGGCAAGCTAAAAAAATTCCCTGTTGGATAGTCCAGTTCatagccggactctgtccggttgatttcttgaaaatggGCTTGGATATGGGCTTTAAGGTTAGGTTagaaaatagttaggcttactacgggctttaggagccttatgctgacccaagtcctagtgtcggtccggcccagaATTTGAGTTGTGACATCAGGCCCTGAAAAAGCTCAAGCTAGGATGCCTACTTGGTCCAATCAACAACCCAACCCAAATCACCAAAGTAAAACCTTAGAAATTTAGGGTTTAACCCATAGACAAGTGACTCAAGAAAAGAGGAGCATTACCCTCTTCTCTGCCAGCCACTCGAGGAAGAGTCAAACATCTACGAATTAGCCATCAAATAGAAGAGTCCCTATCTACAATAATTTAAGGATAGCCTAACAGAACTGAAAAAGAACCAAACCAGGCCAAACAAAAGTTAGATAAAACTTGAAGGAAAACAACACAGATTAGCTCAAAAAGGGCAATGAGGCAAAGCTTAGTAGCCTATTAGCTAAGAGGTTGGCCATAGATGACGTTGCTGACAAAAGACCCCAGAGGCATCAACATTTTATAAAAGAACAAACCCCCAGAGCCAGAAAAAATGGAAGAACAAATGGGAAGCACTAGATCTGCATGCAAGACCTAAGACCACCAAAGCAGTTTCAACCACGATAGATCAACAAGTGCTCTCTCCATTAAGCATAGTTTACCACAAAAAAATACCAGCCACCCCCCATCCAAAAAGGGAAGAGCAAAGCCCACTACCGGAATAGGGGAGAGAGACGTCTCCCCTACTCAGAAGGGCAATGACGATCACAAAACCAGCTAAGAAATAGAGGCTTAGTGCCTTAGATGTAGAAGAAGCGAaaagagaaaagtctctctctaaACTATAGAGAGAGAAAGAGCATCGACCTTAAGTACACAGAGTCATTTCATCAAAAAGTAGtatcaaaattaagaaattttaattttgcCTTTAGTTGgctataaaaatgaaaaaaaaaaatccaaatcctTTAAATAAGAGAATTGCCCATTTCTCCTAATGAAATTCTCATTTCTAGTCAAAGTCTAAACGATTCGAGTTGATTCTACTTTGAATGAGTTCAGGTTTGATGAATATTAGTAAGTTCAAGtttgatttatttaaaaattaagaaattatttatGCATTAGCACatgactattaataattttaatatatatatatatatatataatttaatatatacaaaaatttaatgttttaaatttttttattaattatttcacattttatttttattatttttttctcttaaactttttaatgaaaatttcataatagaaataattaaaatctatctatattttatatagatataaatatatataataagtataaatatataaatatatgtaattaatatatgttaatatatcGTAAGTtacttataataatagctatttattatagtattaaaagggtaatattaaataatttataatttatctacAATAGAGAATGTCACGTGGCAATACAATAAAAAAGAATGTCACGTGTTATCCACATGACAATACAATGAAAGAGAATGCCATGTGTCAATCTCTTGAAAATATTTGCTTGtttgatatatatatagataaatgAGTTAAGCTACGCTAAATTTTAAACAGCTCGTCTCATTTATAACCCTAATAAGTTATATACTTAGAATTAAGatataattttaattagatttaaagtaataagtttaaaattatataattttagttaaaattgcTAATATGTGAGCTTGCGAATCTATTAAATAAATGGATTTAGGAGTTTTAACTTGTCAAATATTAATGAACtcgaatttaatttaaataagattaaaaattaaatttaaatacgattcatttaaaaaataaatcaaataaagacgaatttaaacttaaataacttgaaaataattCCGTTGGATTCATTTATAGCCTTAATAGTATTTGATTGGCAATAAAGTAGATTttttttccaatttcattttatttttcctctGAAAAAGGACACGATTTTTGCAGCTGGCACTCAACCTCCACCATACGTGCACTGGATATTCCACATATCCAAGCAAATGGATTAACAAATCCAACGTGGCCCAATAACATATTTCAGGTAAGTCTCCTTAGCCAATTACAATCCAAATTTAGATTTTGCCTGCATCTTCTTTTCCATATACTTGGACTGACCTGAAAGGCTTGCCTCCATTGTTCCACTTCTCACCTCTCATTCTCCTCCACTTCTTTCAGATTCTGAGAATGGCCACCAACGCATTGATGAGTTGTGGCATTGCCACTGCTTTCCCTTCTCTTCTCTCCTCTTCCAAGTCTAAATTCTCCTCTGCAGTCCCGCTTCCTAGTGTCCATGGCTCCTCTCGTGTCACCATGTCTGCTGATTGGATGCCTGGCCAGCCCCGCCCTCCTTATCTTGATGGCTCGGCTCCTGGGTATAGTATTAGTCTATGAGTAGAGGAAGAACTTATTAgttggatttatttatttattaaattattcatTTGTGTTTATTTCAGTGACTTTGGGTTCGACCCACTTCGGCTAGGTGAGGTCCCTGAGAACCTTGAGAGATTCAAGGAGTCTGAACTCATCCACTGCAGATGGGCTATGCTTGCTGTTGTAAGTTtctaatcttcttcttcttcttctttttttctttctcagcTTTCTTGGAATTGCCTGTTTGAAATTTTTCTGCTATTTGTCATAATTGATATGGATGGGAATTGTTGCAGCCTGGAGTCCTAGTACCAGAGGCCTTGGGATTGGGCAACTGGGTGCAGGCACAAGAGTGGGCTGCAATTCCTGGTGGTCAAGCTACCTACTTGGGCCAACCAGTTCCATGGGGAAACCTTCCAACCATTTTGGCCATTGAGTTCCTTTCCATTGCCTTCGTTGAGCACCAACGCAGCATGGAGAAAGATCCTGAGAAGAGGAAGTACCCTGGTGGTGCTTTTGATCCTTTGGGCTACTCCAAGGATCCTGCAAAGTTCCATGAATACAAGGTCAAAGAAATCAAGAATGGTAAGCACCTCTGAAACTCCTACCTATTTCAACTGCAAGATCTGGTTCATCCATAGTAATGGGCTCCATTAATTTGACGTGTAGGTCGGCTAGCAATCTTGGCATTTGTAGGGTTCTGTGTGCAACAATCAGCTTACCCAGGCACTGGACCATTGGAGAACTTGGCAACTCACTTGGCTGATCCATGGCACAACAACATTGGGAATATTATCATCCCCAGATCGATTATgccttgaagaaaaaaaaaaaatgtatccgCTGCAAAATTCCCTTGTAACCATCTGTAATGAAACGAAAATTTCCATATCATTGGCCTCTGTAAAAATTACAAGTATTTGTAAGAATTATAAACAAGATAGACAAAATAATAACTTCATATTGAAAGATGAATAATTGCACACCAAATCTCATACCGTAATTTGGCGACTAAACGCTATGACATATTGCAATTTAAATTCTATATGATAATATGGCAATCCTAAACTAGTTGAGATTGGCTATATGGATCCTCTTGTGCCATTTAATTTTGTTAGACGATATCAACCTATACCAAAATATGATTTGAGAAGAGAAAATTGTTAATCATTGTAATAAAATAAGGTAAGAGAACTTTTGATTTATACCTAAATTGAATGCTGTACTTGATGGCTATTCTCAGGCTTTTTCATAGGCTAAACTAGGAACACATATTTTaggattataatattatatttctcTAATACAAAAGCATGATGCACCCAAATGCTTGACACTTTTCTATCAAACTAATAACCAAGAAGGCATGAAGAGTAACATTAAACTAAGGTCTTGAGTGTTGGAGAATAAACTTAATTAATTGTTATATCTAGAAAATAAAGAGTTAATAAATGAATATAGTAATCAGTGAGATTTCTAATTAAGTGAATgttattaaatataatacatgTATGTGAATATGAGTGCATGCTATTAGGTTGTTCATGATATGAtttatcaagaaaaaaaaaaaggcataatAGCTAACAAAGTGATATCGGAGCATAATTGGTAACATTGATGAAACTATCAAGAATATTAATCTTATAATTTGGTATGCCAATAATAGAGAGATGTTTCATTTTCTTTCTACCTAGTAGAGATAAAACTCTTCCCCTCTTCGTAGTTTCTTCATATGAGGCACTCAGCCTCTGCTGTTGCCGTTCAGCAGTTCCCTTTGCCCCATTTGGGCAAGGGGACCTCCTTCCCTATTGAGGATGTGGGTTGCGTCCCCCTCCTCCGAATGGGTTTTGTCCATAAATAAAGTTTTGAGTGAGCGGTTTTTGGAGGTAGACCTAGGGCCAATCGAAGAGGACGTTGATTGGTTTACAGTTGAGTTTGTGTTGTCTTGATTGAGTTTCTTGCATGCAAGTAAATACTTCACATGTGCTTTACTTATTGCTCTGGGAGGGGAACATGTTTTAGGAGATAACGGCACCTCAGTGGTCATTAGCCAGCTTCGCTTCTCATGGCTGACCCCCAAGACTGTTGCTACAATTTAGAGCTTTGCCTCATCATCCTTTGAGAGTTGTTGGTCTTGCATGCGACAGTGATATCGGTTATATGGTCTCCATGCTCTAATGCTTCATGGCTTTTCTGTTGGGTTGCTTGTTGTTGCCGTTTGTGGGGGTTGACATTTGGGCAATAGTTTTGCTGGGACTTCTCCAGGCTTTATCGTTGTTTCCTTGTCCTTTGGTCGAAGGACCTTTGTCCCTATACTCCATTTGGTCTCCTTTCTTCCTTTCACGGCATTGCATCATTGAGCTTCAGTTCAGGTTACCAAATAGATTGGGGTTTTGTATTATGGGGCTTGGGCTTGCATATGTTTGGGTTCAATGTTGCTTTGTAATTGGACTTCTATTTTTAAGCCGAAACTGTATAACCccttttttattaatgaaatccATTTTCTGAAGAAGATCTCTGTATGGCCTCAATCATACTCTTCCACTCATCTTTTTGTTTACCTTTCCTCTCAAATTCATTGAAATCTCAAGGCCATGTTGCAGACTTTTGATAATATGTTCAGAAAAACAAAATGCAAGGTTTTGACAATGCATGCTAAAGGAATATgattttgttcttttttttttgaagatCGTCCTTTATAGTCTTCGTGTATATTATATTACTAATACCCTCATTAATAAATGTATGGACCACTAACACCCACATTCATGGCAAAGTGATTTATCCGGGGGCAGCTAGATGTACATACATTCTAAATTTTGAATTGGCTTGTGGGGTTGGAGGATGATTAATCCAATTGAAAGCCTCGCTTATTGTTTAAGTTCATGATTACAGCCATAATTGAAATTTAAGAGGCTAATTAAGCTCTTAAGTTGAGTGGAGTCAATCGTTTTGTAGTCTTTGTTTTGGGGAGGGGTCTTTTTCTATAgtagaatttgaccatatctGAAAGATTTTGTTAAGAAAGTCCTATATCTCTTTTCCATGTTCACACTTTGAATTTTGAATGGTTTGAGTGTTTGATCTCTTACTTCTACAAGGGGGCATTTTGATGCATTTGAAGCATCACTCTTGCTCACCAattcatttaattatatatataattattttaacccTATTTTTTCATAAAGAATATTttccaaaaatattttttatactttTTTAGTTTTTAAGTACTTAAAAAAATGAatcaatagaaaatattttattgattaaatgaaaattttaaatcattttctattttttaaactttgataatcttattttaatataaaaacacttatacataaatgatataaattatattattaatttaatatcataattaaatattcaaaatatttttatgtgtaaaaaaaatttatatataaattagttTTTGTGAAACATTAACTCACCAATTAAAACAATCACTTTTTAACTATTTTTTGAAGTAATATTTAAaagaataattttctaaaatacagctttaaaatttatattcaacACCAAACAAGTTGAGTGGACTTCCAGGATAAATAAAATGAAGTCAACTCAAGCAGATGAGTTGTGATCCATGAGACTAAAACATGACAGTCATTGACAGCCTAAGCCTTGCAGTAACCCAAAAGGCAAAGAGGCCTCACAATCTCATGAATatcacataaaaattaaaaaaattttactttatataataataataattttattcccTATTATTCCATGTTATTTTTGACCAAACTCTTGTGGCCACTACTGATACTCTAGAAGGATTACAAATACATTGAAATCCACCtgtttccttagcctttccaaggACCcactatttgaaatttttcatattttatctaCTGTGCTTTGATTGAATTTTATAATCTTGTTCACATTGTGTGAATCCTTTTGACCAAAAAGGATTATTTCTTCATTGCAGTGTATACATAATACTCACCCCACCAGTTTCTTTGTCCACTAATTCTCTCTTAtaccttttttttcttcttcctctgTTTCTTGCTCTGTTTCTAGAATTTTTGGATAGTTCATAAACAATGGAAGATCAAAGGAAGAACACCCCCAAAAGGGCAGAAGTTAGAATTCCTCCACCAAGGGGTCAAATTAAGGCCAGGATTTTTAGGGAGTTGGGAAAGATGGTAAAGAATATAGTGTCACTGGTTAGAgtggaaaaaaagaagaagaagaagaagaagaagaagaaagttgGTGGAAATTGAAGCTCAGGTGCTACAAGTGCATACACTTCAGTGGGTCCTTCAGATTACTGATACCAATGATAGATTCTGCTGCAATTCCTCTTCTTTGATTCTTTCCTTTATTTATCACTGGATCAAGCTCTGTAAGTTTCATATTCATTGTTCTTGAGTTCCTGGATTTGGAGATTGAATAACAATAAAGAATATCAGATTGAAGGGGATATTGAAGAGGGCACTTAGCTGATTAGGGACATTGTTATAAGAAAATAtaggttttattattattattattattattattatctaagcaGTGTGACTACTGGGTTCCCATTTACATGTACCCAGAATTTTTTTACCCATTTTATACAATAGGTATATTAAATTTTGTATACTCTTAGAGAGGTTATGGTTTTAGAGCTTGTATGAATGTTCTATTGCAGAATCCTCATTCCCTTTACTTTTTCcttttgaattattattattttttatgtcaaGAAGTTTTTATTGCTAGTTTTTCT is a window encoding:
- the LOC110659825 gene encoding chlorophyll a-b binding protein 6, chloroplastic, which produces MATNALMSCGIATAFPSLLSSSKSKFSSAVPLPSVHGSSRVTMSADWMPGQPRPPYLDGSAPGDFGFDPLRLGEVPENLERFKESELIHCRWAMLAVPGVLVPEALGLGNWVQAQEWAAIPGGQATYLGQPVPWGNLPTILAIEFLSIAFVEHQRSMEKDPEKRKYPGGAFDPLGYSKDPAKFHEYKVKEIKNGRLAILAFVGFCVQQSAYPGTGPLENLATHLADPWHNNIGNIIIPRSIMP